The Xenopus laevis strain J_2021 chromosome 5L, Xenopus_laevis_v10.1, whole genome shotgun sequence genome has a segment encoding these proteins:
- the gyg1.L gene encoding glycogenin 1 produces the protein MAADQAFVTLATNDTYVKGALVLGSSLRQHNTANKLAVLITPQVSDSMRKVLDKVYDDVRVVDVLDSGDSAHLALMKRPELGVTLTKIHCWTLTEYSKCVFMDADTMVLCNIDELFEREELSAAPDPGWPDCFNSGVFVFIPSFETYNKLIQLAAKEGSFDGGDQGLLNTFFNTWSTKDINKHLPFVYNLSSVSLYSYLPAFKAFGANAKVVHFLGKVKPWNYTYDSKTKSVRSDVHDQTLVHPEFLNLWWDIYTTRIVCLLTQEGVVKEETTALQVEEVKEAVVQMSISHSHSPPSVSSEERRERWEQGQVDYMGEDSYDNIKKKLDSYLQ, from the exons ATCAAGCGTTTGTGACCCTGGCTACAAATGACACCTATGTGAAAGGAGCGCTGGTGTTGGGGTCGTCTCTACGACAGCACAATACTGCAAATAAGCTGGCTGTGCTTATAACTCCTCAGGTCTCGGACTCCATGAG aaaAGTACTTGACAAAGTCTATGATGATGTTCGAGTGGTGGACGTCTTGGACAGTGGGGATTCTGCACACCTGGCTTTAATGAAACGACCTGAATTGGGAGTCACACTGACAAAAATACATTGCTGGACACTTACAGAATATTCCAAATGTGTATTCATGGATGCAGACACCATG GTTTTGTGTAATATTGATGAGCTTTTTGAAAGAGAAGAGCTGTCTGCAGCACCGGACCCAGGCTGGCCTGACTGCTTCAACTCGGGAGTGTTTGTTTTTATACCATCTTTTGAAACCTACAACAAACTTATTCAGCTGGCAGCAAAAGAAGGCAGCTTTGATG GTGGGGACCAGGGATTGCTAAACACCTTTTTTAATACTTGGTCGACAAAAGATATAAACAAGCATCTCCCCTTTGTGTACAACCTGAGCAGCGTTTCCTTGTACTCCTACCTCCCAGCATTCAAAGC ATTTGGTGCCAATGCAAAGGTGGTGCATTTTCTGGGGAAAGTCAAGCCGTGGAACTATACATACGACAGTAAAACAAAAAGCGTGCGTAGCGATGTACATGACCAGACTCTGGTTCACCCAGAATTCCTGAACCTCTGGTGGGACATCTACACTACTAGGATAGTCTGTCTGCTGACCCAAGAGGGAGTGGTTAAAGAAGAAACAACTGCCCTACAAGTG gAGGAGGTAAAAGAAGCAGTTGTACAGATGTCCATTTCACACTCCCACTCGCCACCATCTGTATCTTCAGAGGAACGCAGGGAAAGATGGGAGCAGGGCCAGGTTGACTACATGGGAGAGGACTCGTATGACAACATCAAAAAGAAGCTTGACTCCTATCTCCAATAG